In a single window of the Palaemon carinicauda isolate YSFRI2023 chromosome 10, ASM3689809v2, whole genome shotgun sequence genome:
- the LOC137648332 gene encoding cuticle collagen 34-like, whose translation MASSRMAPGPISAPGPPSAPGPPSAPGPPTAPGPPSAPGPPSAQGPPSAPGPPTAPGPPTAPGAPLAPGPPTAPGPPSAQGPPTAPGPPSAPGPPSAPGPPSAPGPPSAPGPPSAPGPPTAPGPPSAPGPPSAPGPPSAPGPPSAPEEGTERTPSTTCQSGAQLRQTFEKKFEKLCISSFFENWIKVGTIRI comes from the coding sequence atggcatcatcCAGAATGGCTCCAGGACCTATTTCAGCTCCAGGACCTCCTTCAGCTCCAGGACCTCCTTCAGCTCCAGGACCTCCTACAGCTCCAGGACCTCCTTCAGCTCCAGGACCTCCTTCAGCTCAAGGACCTCCTTCAGCTCCAGGACCTCCTACAGCCCCAGGACCTCCTACAGCTCCAGGAGCTCCTTTAGCTCCAGGACCTCCTACAGCTCCAGGACCTCCTTCGGCTCAAGGACCTCCTACAGCTCCAGGGCCTCCTTCGGCTCCAGGACCTCCTTCAGCTCCAGGACCTCCTTCAGCTCCAGGACCACCTTCAGCTCCAGGACCTCCTTCAGCTCCAGGACCTCCTACAGCTCCAGGACCTCCTTCGGCTCCAGGACCTCCTTCAGCTCCAGGACCTCCTTCAGCTCCAGGACCTCCTTCAGCTCCTGAAGAAggtaccgagagaactccctccactacTTGTCAGTCAGGCGCTCAGCTACGCCAAACTTTCGAGAAGAAATTCGAAAAGTTATGCATTTCGTCGTTCTTCGAAAACTGGATCAAGGTCGGGACCATTCGAATCTGA